One region of Halomonas huangheensis genomic DNA includes:
- a CDS encoding lipopolysaccharide kinase InaA family protein, producing MKLLDIPFNDRRRRYLVFHPRKLPARLALASTSTTEAFESVGSSRFYTSTDGLILAKVVRDKFCQRREPFKWLTRDYLEKRWLGQSDARKEYLSMRILKRAGLRTPRFHGWGISLNPANRNASLLLMEHIQGAEMGGDVVFMRADEATREKLLDRVAEEVLMLAKAGYLHRDLHLNNLLVTDNQELIWVDAHLKPMPKARDKRWPALKATLSDSKFYGAQYRQRIQRHLEDAWR from the coding sequence ATGAAACTGCTCGATATTCCGTTCAATGACCGGCGGCGACGTTACCTGGTCTTTCACCCTCGTAAACTGCCGGCTCGGCTGGCACTGGCCAGCACCTCGACGACCGAGGCCTTCGAATCGGTTGGTTCGAGCCGCTTCTACACCTCAACCGACGGCTTGATTCTGGCCAAGGTTGTACGGGACAAGTTCTGTCAGCGCCGGGAGCCCTTCAAGTGGTTGACCCGCGATTACCTCGAAAAACGCTGGCTGGGGCAATCCGATGCGCGCAAGGAATACCTGAGCATGCGCATCCTGAAGCGTGCAGGGTTACGCACACCGCGCTTCCATGGCTGGGGCATCAGCCTGAACCCTGCCAACCGCAATGCGTCACTGCTGTTGATGGAGCATATACAGGGCGCTGAAATGGGCGGTGACGTCGTGTTCATGCGCGCAGATGAAGCTACCCGAGAAAAGTTACTCGACCGCGTCGCCGAGGAAGTGCTGATGCTGGCAAAGGCGGGATATCTGCATCGCGACCTGCATCTCAACAACTTGCTGGTGACAGACAACCAGGAGTTGATCTGGGTCGATGCCCACCTGAAACCTATGCCGAAGGCCCGCGACAAGCGCTGGCCAGCGCTCAAGGCGACATTGTCGGATAGCAAATTCTACGGAGCACAATATCGCCAGCGCATCCAGCGTCACCTGGAAGACGCATGGCGCTGA
- a CDS encoding glycosyltransferase produces MLSSPSRAAVTSVLFVVDHLDSGGAPIVVRDLIKGMHQQGVAVTLVVLSDRVSHQLPEGVELVTLPLTTKSRAERRQRYALHARMLDDWFSRHGTEFGLVMAHLHHSHQVVSRSRLSDQAWYCLHSDPVTEFLGNKSGLSRWLKRRKVRALYDHRKVVTVSHAALERLCQIIGARPLVARAIPNPVDIEQVIRRSEEAVDDVPPQYLVFVGRMDLRAKRFDRLLDAYQASETVLPLILVGGGDQRAAVDSMIEARGLTTRVKTLGHRDNPYPYMRCASALLLSSDYEGFSLVLVEALACGTPVVSVDCPTGPGEILIDEMRDYLVPVDDIAAFGSAIRRVLEVPPEIPQDICLRFQLDTVVASYLALADLGSQRHASSR; encoded by the coding sequence CGGTGCTGTTTGTTGTTGATCACCTGGATAGCGGTGGGGCGCCGATCGTCGTCCGCGATCTGATCAAGGGCATGCACCAGCAGGGAGTTGCGGTCACCTTGGTGGTGCTCAGTGATCGAGTCAGCCATCAGTTGCCCGAAGGTGTCGAACTGGTGACGTTGCCATTGACGACAAAGAGCAGGGCTGAGCGCCGTCAGCGCTATGCTTTGCATGCTCGGATGTTGGATGACTGGTTCTCCAGGCATGGCACAGAGTTCGGGCTGGTGATGGCCCATCTTCACCATTCCCATCAGGTAGTGTCGCGTAGTCGGCTGAGTGATCAGGCATGGTATTGCTTGCACTCGGATCCGGTGACGGAGTTTCTGGGCAACAAGAGTGGGCTGAGTCGTTGGCTCAAGCGACGCAAGGTTCGTGCGCTGTATGATCACCGCAAGGTCGTGACGGTATCTCATGCTGCGCTGGAGCGTTTATGCCAGATCATTGGCGCTCGCCCTCTCGTTGCGAGAGCGATTCCCAATCCCGTTGATATCGAGCAGGTTATTCGACGTTCTGAAGAGGCCGTCGATGATGTACCTCCGCAGTATCTGGTATTTGTCGGGCGCATGGACCTGCGAGCCAAGCGTTTTGATCGGCTGCTGGATGCCTATCAGGCAAGTGAAACCGTGCTGCCGTTGATTCTTGTTGGTGGAGGGGACCAGCGAGCCGCGGTTGATTCCATGATCGAGGCACGAGGGCTGACCACGCGAGTCAAGACCCTGGGGCACCGAGATAACCCTTATCCTTATATGCGCTGTGCTTCAGCGCTTCTGCTCAGCTCTGACTATGAAGGCTTTTCGCTGGTGCTTGTGGAAGCATTGGCTTGCGGTACGCCGGTGGTCAGCGTGGACTGCCCGACGGGGCCGGGCGAAATACTCATCGATGAGATGCGAGACTACCTGGTCCCTGTTGACGATATTGCTGCTTTTGGTTCAGCCATTCGACGAGTGCTGGAAGTGCCTCCGGAGATTCCCCAGGATATCTGCCTTCGGTTTCAACTGGACACTGTGGTTGCGAGCTATCTGGCGCTCGCGGACCTGGGGAGTCAGCGCCATGCGTCTTCCAGGTGA